In Deinococcus misasensis DSM 22328, one DNA window encodes the following:
- a CDS encoding LptF/LptG family permease, translating to MRQITAYVLKETLPLYLAGFSIFMVLMTTDMLASYMGWIMQFDVSFWAGFELFFLKTPQFMSMALSAAIPFAILMTFGRLARDSELKVMLSSGIRPIQLMVPMLALGASVVPVLLWVEHQLKPMANLQHEETYYRLSGLPTRVQQEEMYTQVHKGILYTAGSVRRQTDDLAVLKGVMVRTEHHTFTAPSGTWDVKKGTWSLYDVKQVNHNTGTWEPRISMDFPSPAAQPNFTEKSSFIPSGPLQKRMHDPELPLAEQRKSQMEWGRRFADPFTALSFALAASALGLLLRDRSWAFILVVLMVFGYYVLWIRTPALAEVGALPVWLAVWLPNGVFAALGLAVLRRLL from the coding sequence ATGCGACAAATCACGGCTTATGTGTTGAAGGAAACCTTACCCCTGTATCTTGCTGGCTTCAGCATCTTCATGGTATTGATGACCACAGACATGCTGGCCTCCTACATGGGATGGATCATGCAGTTTGATGTCTCCTTCTGGGCCGGTTTTGAATTGTTTTTTTTGAAAACGCCCCAATTCATGTCCATGGCTCTGTCTGCTGCCATTCCTTTTGCCATTTTGATGACCTTTGGCAGGTTGGCCAGAGACAGTGAACTGAAAGTGATGCTGTCTTCAGGCATCCGGCCCATTCAACTCATGGTGCCGATGCTGGCTCTGGGCGCAAGTGTGGTTCCTGTGCTTCTGTGGGTGGAGCATCAACTGAAACCCATGGCCAACTTGCAACACGAAGAAACCTATTACCGTTTGTCCGGGTTGCCCACCCGGGTGCAGCAAGAAGAAATGTACACCCAGGTCCACAAGGGCATCCTTTATACAGCGGGTTCTGTGCGCCGTCAGACGGATGACCTGGCAGTCCTGAAAGGGGTCATGGTGCGCACGGAACACCACACTTTCACTGCGCCCAGTGGAACATGGGATGTCAAGAAAGGCACATGGTCTCTTTATGATGTGAAACAGGTCAACCACAACACTGGCACATGGGAACCACGGATCAGCATGGATTTTCCTTCCCCTGCTGCCCAGCCCAATTTCACAGAAAAATCCAGTTTCATTCCCTCTGGCCCGTTGCAAAAACGCATGCATGACCCAGAGTTGCCCCTTGCAGAACAGCGCAAAAGCCAGATGGAATGGGGGAGGCGTTTTGCAGACCCCTTCACCGCCCTGAGTTTCGCACTTGCTGCCTCAGCGCTGGGCCTGTTGCTTCGGGACCGCTCGTGGGCCTTCATTCTGGTGGTCCTGATGGTTTTTGGATATTACGTGCTCTGGATCCGCACGCCTGCTCTGGCCGAAGTGGGGGCTTTGCCCGTCTGGTTGGCGGTCTGGCTGCCCAACGGGGTGTTTGCAGCGCTCGGGTTGGCTGTGCTGCGCAGGTTGCTCTGA
- a CDS encoding magnesium transporter CorA family protein has translation MIRAISMTSKQHPDWQEHASSVWIDVLSPTPEELEALQARFHMNPMALEDALTEGHWSRFEQYPDHAFLVYRTLKPDPKPSEDSERVSLFWYPETDTLITLRLREVQYLNEVWNNFEPVTHGIEERVIYQLLSRGATQFMHFTDRLHEEIDRLEELMFRVNGHSRLIQQVFARKHQIMTGRRLVGSARESVAGFARHSALMGRESGSKETEELTLYLRDIVDVLGRASESLDSSREVLSSILDVNLTLQSNRMNEVMKTLTTVSTIFLPLTFLAGVWGMNFEFEPEFKWRYGYLFAWGSFLVVGIGLAVFFKRKRWW, from the coding sequence ATGATTCGCGCCATCAGCATGACCAGCAAGCAGCACCCCGACTGGCAAGAACACGCCAGCAGCGTGTGGATTGATGTGCTCTCCCCCACGCCAGAGGAATTGGAAGCCTTGCAAGCCCGCTTTCACATGAATCCGATGGCTCTGGAAGACGCCCTGACCGAAGGCCACTGGAGCCGTTTTGAGCAGTATCCTGACCATGCTTTTCTGGTGTACCGCACCCTCAAACCCGACCCGAAACCTTCTGAAGACAGTGAAAGGGTCAGTTTGTTCTGGTACCCCGAGACCGACACCCTGATCACCCTCAGGCTCAGGGAGGTGCAGTACCTGAATGAAGTCTGGAACAACTTTGAACCGGTCACCCACGGCATTGAAGAGCGGGTGATTTACCAGTTGCTGTCCAGAGGGGCCACCCAATTCATGCATTTCACGGACCGACTGCATGAAGAAATTGACCGTCTGGAGGAGTTGATGTTCCGGGTGAATGGTCACAGCCGATTGATCCAGCAGGTCTTTGCCCGCAAACACCAGATCATGACCGGGCGCAGGTTGGTGGGCAGTGCCCGGGAAAGCGTCGCGGGTTTCGCGCGCCATTCGGCGTTGATGGGCCGGGAAAGTGGAAGCAAAGAAACCGAGGAATTGACCCTGTACCTGCGGGACATTGTGGATGTGCTGGGCCGGGCTTCTGAGTCTCTGGATTCTTCACGCGAAGTGCTGTCCAGCATTCTGGATGTGAACCTGACCCTGCAATCCAACCGCATGAACGAGGTGATGAAAACCCTCACCACCGTTTCCACCATCTTCTTGCCCCTGACTTTTCTGGCGGGCGTGTGGGGCATGAATTTTGAATTCGAGCCCGAGTTCAAATGGCGTTACGGTTACCTGTTTGCCTGGGGGTCGTTTCTGGTGGTTGGCATCGGTCTGGCGGTGTTCTTCAAACGCAAACGCTGGTGGTGA
- a CDS encoding sensor histidine kinase: protein MQIRTTTVHRTLLMLVIGLLLPFLWPGVLPNLFDTALFAHDDHSHWPISLTLLHVGSDVLIGVAYTVIASVLGVLVYKNRQLLPFDWVVLSFGLFIVACGFTHLMHAFIRFQPMYWLDAYVRAFTAIVSVATAVALLPLLPRVNRLIQADRQLKQQQEQLQEANLQLQQQQEALQELNRSLDQRARALNQDLLEKTQQLEFTNKELEAFAFSISHDLRTPLRSINGFSQALLEDHQDALDDTGRGYLSRIKKNSERMADLIDDILHLSRISRVEIRHQQVNLTRIAQEVLEDLQSIQPERKVEVTIEEDLIALGDPALLRMVVQNLLGNAWKFTSKTPHAQIHFGKRQEQGSTVFFVSDNGAGFDMQNASRLFGVFQRLHSTEAFEGNGVGLASVQRILHRHGGHITATGQLNAGATFTFALPEE from the coding sequence GTGCAAATCAGAACCACCACCGTTCACCGCACCCTGTTGATGCTTGTCATCGGTCTGCTGCTGCCATTTTTGTGGCCCGGAGTGCTGCCCAATCTTTTTGACACCGCCCTTTTTGCACACGATGACCACAGCCACTGGCCGATCTCCTTGACCCTGCTGCATGTGGGAAGTGATGTGCTGATCGGGGTGGCCTACACCGTGATCGCTTCGGTGCTTGGCGTGCTGGTGTACAAGAACCGCCAGCTTTTGCCTTTCGACTGGGTGGTGTTGTCGTTCGGACTGTTCATTGTGGCCTGCGGTTTCACCCACCTGATGCACGCTTTCATCCGTTTTCAGCCGATGTACTGGCTGGATGCTTACGTGCGGGCCTTCACCGCCATTGTCAGCGTGGCCACCGCCGTGGCCCTGCTTCCCCTGCTCCCGAGGGTCAACCGCCTGATTCAGGCAGACCGTCAACTCAAACAGCAACAGGAACAACTGCAAGAGGCCAACCTGCAACTGCAACAACAACAGGAAGCGTTGCAAGAACTCAACCGCTCTCTGGACCAGAGGGCCAGGGCGCTGAATCAGGACCTGCTGGAGAAAACCCAGCAACTGGAATTCACCAACAAAGAGCTGGAAGCCTTCGCATTCAGCATTTCGCACGATTTGCGCACCCCTTTGCGCAGCATCAACGGTTTCAGTCAGGCTTTGCTGGAAGACCATCAGGATGCTCTGGACGACACCGGCAGAGGGTACCTGTCCCGCATCAAGAAAAACAGCGAACGCATGGCCGACCTGATCGATGACATCCTGCACCTGTCAAGGATCAGTCGGGTGGAAATCCGTCACCAGCAGGTCAACCTGACCCGGATTGCGCAGGAAGTGCTGGAAGACCTGCAAAGCATTCAGCCCGAACGCAAAGTGGAGGTCACCATCGAAGAAGACCTGATCGCTCTGGGAGACCCTGCCCTCTTGCGTATGGTGGTGCAGAACCTGCTCGGGAATGCGTGGAAATTCACCTCGAAGACACCCCATGCCCAGATTCACTTTGGAAAACGCCAAGAGCAGGGCAGCACAGTGTTTTTTGTCTCGGACAACGGTGCAGGTTTTGACATGCAGAACGCGTCAAGGCTGTTCGGGGTGTTTCAGAGGCTCCACTCCACAGAAGCTTTCGAAGGAAACGGCGTGGGACTGGCCAGCGTGCAACGCATTCTCCACCGACATGGTGGGCACATCACGGCCACAGGCCAACTGAATGCAGGGGCCACCTTCACTTTTGCCCTTCCAGAAGAATAA
- a CDS encoding bifunctional metallophosphatase/5'-nucleotidase, translated as MNGTRAALLTLSLLAMTAQAQSETVTVSVVGFNDFHGNLMPTSFRIPDPNDRTKTLSVQAGGIETISSIIKDLRRKNPNTVVVGGGDLIGASPLVSSLLNDEPTIAAMNELRVYTSVVGNHEFDKGLKELQRMQNGGCDSINPKQACKYSNVFKGANFKYIAANVLDSKTGKPIFPAYKIRTIGGVKVAFVGAVLRETPTIVVPSGVAGLTFADEVESINKAIPEIRKQGAEAIVALVHQGGTSADPFDVIDCKTLQGPIVDIAKKLDPAVDVIMTGHTHRGYQCRIDGRLVTQGDAYGHLLTQIDLTIDKTTRDVVTATSKNLVVDPRTVKPDPRMTAIIKQAKTLTDQIAAQPIANLAVEQITQDQTPAGESYLGDLIADAQLYATRSPEKGGAVVAFMNPGGIRANLPANVPNPSKVVTFGDAFTVQPFGNSLVVLTLTGAQIKTLLEQQWLNQDRPRILQVSEGFSYTYDNSKPAGEKVLADTIKINGVTVDPNQKYRVTVNSFLADGGDKFFVLQQGTDRLGGEVDLEALQNYLFSMQSAGKAVGLTPRNRITRLN; from the coding sequence ATGAATGGAACCAGAGCTGCCCTCCTCACCCTCTCCCTGCTGGCCATGACCGCACAGGCCCAATCCGAAACCGTGACGGTCAGTGTGGTGGGATTCAACGACTTCCACGGCAACCTGATGCCCACCAGTTTCCGCATTCCCGACCCCAACGACCGCACCAAAACCCTTTCGGTGCAGGCCGGTGGCATCGAAACCATCTCCTCGATCATCAAAGACCTGCGCCGCAAAAACCCCAACACCGTGGTGGTGGGCGGAGGGGACCTGATTGGTGCAAGCCCTCTGGTGTCCTCGTTGCTGAACGACGAACCCACCATTGCCGCCATGAACGAACTGCGTGTGTACACCAGTGTGGTCGGAAACCACGAGTTTGACAAGGGCCTCAAAGAACTGCAACGCATGCAAAACGGAGGCTGCGACAGCATCAACCCCAAACAGGCCTGCAAATACAGCAACGTCTTCAAAGGGGCCAACTTCAAGTACATCGCTGCCAACGTGCTGGACAGCAAAACCGGCAAGCCCATCTTCCCGGCCTACAAAATCCGCACCATCGGAGGGGTGAAAGTGGCTTTCGTGGGTGCTGTGCTGCGCGAAACCCCCACCATTGTGGTTCCCTCTGGCGTGGCGGGCCTCACCTTTGCCGATGAAGTGGAATCCATCAACAAAGCCATCCCCGAGATCCGCAAACAGGGCGCAGAAGCCATTGTGGCTCTGGTGCACCAGGGGGGAACCAGTGCCGATCCTTTCGATGTGATCGACTGCAAAACCCTGCAAGGTCCCATCGTGGACATCGCCAAAAAACTGGATCCTGCTGTGGATGTGATCATGACCGGCCACACCCACCGGGGCTACCAGTGCCGCATTGATGGCCGACTGGTCACGCAGGGCGACGCTTACGGGCACCTGCTCACCCAGATTGACCTGACCATCGACAAGACCACCCGAGATGTGGTCACTGCCACCTCCAAGAACCTTGTGGTGGACCCCCGTACGGTCAAACCCGATCCTCGCATGACCGCCATCATCAAGCAGGCCAAGACCCTCACCGACCAGATTGCTGCCCAGCCCATCGCCAATCTGGCCGTCGAGCAAATCACCCAGGACCAGACCCCTGCCGGAGAATCCTACCTCGGGGACCTGATTGCGGACGCCCAACTGTACGCCACCCGCAGCCCCGAGAAAGGTGGTGCAGTGGTGGCTTTCATGAACCCCGGAGGCATCCGTGCCAACCTGCCGGCCAACGTGCCCAACCCCAGCAAAGTGGTGACTTTCGGGGATGCCTTCACCGTTCAGCCTTTCGGCAACTCTTTGGTGGTGCTGACCCTGACCGGTGCACAGATCAAAACCCTGCTGGAGCAACAGTGGCTCAATCAGGACCGTCCCCGCATTTTGCAGGTCTCTGAAGGCTTCAGTTACACCTACGACAACAGCAAACCCGCTGGTGAAAAAGTCCTTGCAGACACCATCAAAATCAACGGCGTGACTGTGGACCCCAACCAGAAATACCGGGTCACCGTCAACAGCTTCCTTGCCGATGGCGGAGACAAGTTCTTCGTGCTTCAGCAAGGCACCGACCGCCTGGGTGGAGAAGTGGACCTCGAAGCCCTGCAAAATTACCTGTTCAGCATGCAAAGTGCAGGCAAAGCCGTGGGCCTCACCCCACGCAACCGCATCACCCGCCTGAACTGA
- a CDS encoding esterase-like activity of phytase family protein, whose amino-acid sequence MRRFCLSLMLMFGLAQATTLSGHAVLSADTFAAGPASGAFNGQGVRGAPRFPSQPVQGFSAVQFSGTCGTYLVMPDNGFGNKPNSADYLLRMYQITPTFKTTPEGSGSVKVGEFLQLRDPDRKVPFLLVNESTPERFLTGGDFDIESFVQDASGDLWVGDEFGPFILHFDSTGKLLEAPIKIPTFAEGSDPTRDFVMSPQNPAVLAASPAPGKASLANLPSSGGFEGMAINASRDKLYALLEKTVEGDNEYDLRIYEYDLKARTFSGKYFSYPKEDPSYAIGDLTVINDHEFLVIERDQKQGADAAFKQIFRIDLRDLDSEGKLNKHEVVDLMNIQDPKNLAGYGETFTFPYVTIEDVLVIDPTTLLVMNDNNYDARGGRGPDIKDPNEFLWLTLDQPLNVAAGVGKPASCK is encoded by the coding sequence ATGCGTAGATTTTGCCTTTCTTTGATGCTGATGTTTGGACTGGCCCAGGCCACCACCCTTTCCGGTCATGCGGTGCTGTCTGCCGACACTTTTGCAGCAGGTCCGGCCAGCGGTGCATTCAACGGTCAGGGGGTGCGCGGTGCGCCCCGTTTCCCGAGCCAGCCTGTGCAGGGTTTCAGTGCCGTGCAATTCTCGGGCACCTGCGGAACCTATCTGGTGATGCCCGACAATGGCTTTGGCAACAAGCCGAACAGCGCCGATTACCTGCTGCGCATGTACCAGATCACCCCCACGTTCAAAACCACCCCCGAGGGCTCGGGCAGCGTCAAAGTGGGTGAATTCCTGCAACTGCGTGACCCGGACCGCAAAGTGCCTTTTCTGCTGGTCAACGAAAGCACCCCCGAGCGTTTCCTGACTGGAGGGGATTTTGACATCGAATCTTTCGTGCAAGATGCCAGTGGAGACCTCTGGGTGGGCGATGAGTTCGGTCCTTTCATCCTGCACTTTGACAGCACCGGAAAACTGCTGGAGGCCCCCATCAAAATCCCCACTTTTGCAGAGGGAAGCGATCCCACCAGAGACTTTGTGATGAGCCCCCAGAACCCTGCGGTGCTGGCTGCAAGTCCTGCTCCGGGCAAGGCTTCTCTGGCGAATTTGCCCTCCTCAGGGGGCTTTGAAGGCATGGCCATCAATGCCTCCAGAGACAAACTGTACGCCCTCCTCGAAAAAACCGTGGAAGGCGACAACGAATACGATCTGCGCATTTACGAGTATGACCTGAAAGCCAGAACCTTCTCTGGCAAGTACTTCAGCTATCCCAAAGAGGACCCCTCTTACGCCATTGGAGACCTGACCGTCATCAACGACCATGAATTTCTGGTGATCGAACGGGACCAGAAACAGGGTGCAGATGCTGCATTCAAACAGATTTTCAGGATTGACCTGCGGGATCTGGACAGCGAAGGCAAACTGAACAAACATGAAGTGGTGGACCTGATGAACATTCAGGACCCCAAAAACCTTGCTGGATACGGTGAAACCTTCACCTTCCCTTACGTCACCATCGAAGACGTGCTGGTGATCGATCCCACCACCCTTCTGGTCATGAACGACAACAATTACGACGCCAGAGGGGGCCGGGGGCCGGACATCAAAGACCCCAACGAGTTCCTCTGGTTGACCCTCGATCAGCCCCTGAATGTGGCTGCTGGCGTGGGCAAACCTGCAAGTTGCAAATGA
- a CDS encoding universal stress protein has product MKRILVPMDFSDRSADALNYARALLPEPQIMLVHILDAHDLYRPTFNLPDVPDEDNTPTEFDDHALAQLKEIAQDGEQVRLLEGPPAKAIVQAARDFDADLICMATHGRSGLMHLLLGSVTEEVMRESNVPVLVVPAKREKP; this is encoded by the coding sequence ATGAAACGCATTCTGGTGCCCATGGATTTCTCTGACCGCTCCGCCGATGCCCTGAATTACGCCCGTGCATTGCTCCCAGAGCCACAAATCATGCTGGTGCACATTTTGGACGCCCATGACCTTTACAGACCCACTTTCAATTTGCCAGATGTTCCAGACGAGGACAACACACCCACAGAATTTGATGACCATGCGCTGGCACAACTCAAAGAGATCGCTCAGGATGGTGAACAGGTGCGCCTGTTGGAAGGACCGCCTGCCAAAGCCATTGTGCAAGCCGCCCGAGATTTTGATGCTGACCTGATTTGCATGGCCACCCACGGACGCTCGGGCCTCATGCACCTGCTGCTGGGCAGCGTCACCGAAGAAGTGATGCGCGAGTCCAACGTGCCTGTGCTGGTGGTCCCTGCCAAAAGGGAGAAACCATGA
- a CDS encoding heme-binding domain-containing protein, with protein sequence MTAPARKAPFWQKALGALGVLFVLIQLVPYGRAHTNPPVEATVKWDSPTTEALFKRACQDCHSHNTVWPWYSNVAPVSWLVQNHVDEGRSKFNTSIKGFGREAYEAAETVQKGKMPEKTYLPTHPEARLTDAEKQQLIAGLLATFGNTPPNDTQEEDIR encoded by the coding sequence ATGACAGCCCCTGCCCGCAAAGCCCCGTTCTGGCAGAAGGCTCTGGGTGCTCTGGGCGTTTTGTTTGTCCTGATCCAACTGGTTCCGTATGGTCGGGCGCACACCAATCCACCTGTGGAAGCCACCGTCAAGTGGGACAGCCCCACCACCGAAGCCCTGTTCAAGAGGGCCTGTCAGGATTGCCACAGCCACAACACCGTCTGGCCGTGGTACTCCAATGTGGCCCCAGTGTCCTGGTTGGTGCAAAACCATGTGGATGAAGGACGCAGCAAATTCAACACCAGCATCAAAGGTTTTGGCCGTGAAGCATACGAGGCTGCCGAAACGGTTCAAAAAGGCAAAATGCCCGAGAAAACCTATTTGCCCACCCACCCGGAAGCCCGCCTGACCGATGCAGAAAAACAACAGTTGATTGCGGGGCTGCTGGCCACGTTTGGAAACACCCCTCCGAACGATACGCAAGAGGAAGACATCCGGTGA
- a CDS encoding carbohydrate-binding protein: protein MPRPIPLALTAITLTLSLGSCMQQNLPETPVQPTPPASKVQLWLTTPDQSKLLSSETQLSFSRDGSETFPTIAVNDTVTYQKMEGVGAAFTDSSAYLMSKMSPTDRQKLLKDLFDAQTGAGLDHARIPIGASDFALSHYSFNDLAAGETDPELKKFSIQHDQEYIIPVIKEAIKVNPSLKFMASPWSAPGWMKTSGSLIKGKLKPEYYDTYAQYFVKYLQAYRQNGIGIDTITVQNEPQHEPGDYPGMRMESSEQAKFVGEHLGPVIQKSGLGTRILGWDHNWDQWNYPIEVLNDPKARAALSGIAFHCYGGNVAAQSQIKDSFPEKDLYFTECSGGFWANNFGDNLKWNMENLLIGATRNWAKTVLLWNLALDEKGGPHLGGCGNCRGVVTIRSDTGAVEKNVEYYVLGHYGKAVRQGAFRIASNTYNAPASDLQSVAFKNPDGSKALIVLNSSASALTFKVKENGSSFYTTLPAGAVATYRWTGKGSDTPPPPAPAPDAFKIVQAEAFSSQQGIQTEACQDEGGGLNVGYVDTGDHLVFDRIDFGASGAKGVKFRVASGGNGGTIQLRTGSLDGPVVAEAQVVNTGGWQNWTTITAPANIPAGIQKIYLVFSKADGINLNWMQFTP from the coding sequence ATGCCACGTCCCATCCCGCTTGCGCTCACCGCCATCACCCTCACCCTGTCTCTGGGCAGTTGCATGCAGCAAAACCTGCCCGAAACCCCTGTCCAGCCCACCCCTCCAGCAAGCAAAGTGCAACTCTGGCTCACCACCCCCGACCAGAGCAAGTTGCTGTCTTCTGAAACACAACTTTCGTTTTCCAGAGATGGCAGCGAAACCTTCCCGACCATCGCCGTCAATGACACCGTCACCTACCAGAAGATGGAAGGGGTGGGGGCAGCTTTCACGGACTCCAGCGCTTACCTGATGTCCAAAATGAGCCCCACAGACCGTCAGAAACTGCTCAAAGACCTGTTTGATGCCCAGACCGGTGCTGGGCTGGACCATGCCCGCATTCCCATCGGGGCCAGTGATTTTGCCCTGAGTCACTACAGCTTCAATGACCTTGCAGCAGGCGAAACCGACCCCGAGCTGAAAAAATTCAGCATCCAGCACGACCAAGAGTACATCATTCCAGTCATCAAAGAGGCCATCAAAGTCAATCCTTCCCTGAAATTCATGGCCTCACCTTGGTCTGCACCCGGCTGGATGAAGACCTCTGGAAGCCTGATCAAAGGCAAACTCAAACCCGAGTACTACGACACCTACGCCCAGTATTTTGTGAAATACCTGCAAGCCTACCGGCAAAACGGCATCGGCATCGACACCATCACTGTGCAGAACGAGCCCCAACACGAACCCGGTGATTACCCTGGCATGCGCATGGAATCCAGCGAACAGGCCAAATTTGTGGGAGAGCACCTCGGGCCTGTCATCCAGAAATCCGGGCTGGGCACGCGCATTCTGGGATGGGACCACAACTGGGACCAGTGGAATTACCCCATCGAAGTGCTGAACGACCCCAAAGCCAGAGCAGCCCTGAGCGGAATTGCCTTCCACTGTTATGGCGGCAATGTGGCAGCACAGAGCCAGATCAAAGACAGCTTTCCTGAAAAAGACCTGTACTTCACCGAATGCTCGGGCGGATTCTGGGCCAACAACTTCGGCGACAACCTGAAGTGGAACATGGAAAACCTGTTGATCGGCGCAACCCGCAACTGGGCCAAAACCGTGCTGCTCTGGAACCTCGCACTGGACGAGAAAGGCGGACCCCATCTGGGTGGATGCGGCAACTGCCGTGGGGTGGTCACCATCCGCTCAGACACCGGAGCCGTGGAGAAAAACGTCGAATACTACGTGCTCGGGCACTACGGAAAAGCCGTCAGGCAGGGGGCTTTCAGGATTGCCTCCAACACCTACAATGCTCCTGCTTCTGACCTCCAGAGTGTGGCTTTCAAAAACCCGGATGGCAGCAAAGCCCTGATTGTGCTGAACAGCAGTGCCAGTGCACTGACCTTCAAAGTCAAAGAGAACGGCAGCTCTTTCTACACCACCCTCCCTGCAGGGGCAGTGGCCACCTACCGCTGGACCGGAAAAGGCTCGGACACCCCACCCCCACCTGCACCCGCTCCTGATGCCTTCAAGATCGTGCAAGCCGAAGCCTTCAGTTCCCAGCAAGGCATCCAGACCGAAGCCTGTCAGGACGAAGGGGGTGGCCTGAACGTGGGCTACGTGGACACCGGAGACCATCTGGTGTTTGACCGCATCGATTTTGGAGCCTCTGGAGCCAAAGGGGTGAAATTCCGCGTTGCCAGTGGAGGAAATGGTGGCACCATCCAACTTCGCACTGGATCTCTGGATGGCCCCGTGGTCGCAGAAGCGCAGGTGGTCAACACCGGAGGATGGCAGAACTGGACCACCATCACCGCCCCTGCCAACATTCCAGCAGGCATTCAGAAAATCTACCTGGTGTTCAGCAAAGCAGACGGCATCAACCTGAACTGGATGCAATTTACCCCCTGA
- a CDS encoding LacI family DNA-binding transcriptional regulator has product MAENVTVEMVAREAGVSTATVSRIINGTGKVSARRRKLVQDAIEKLGYRPNLVAQSLARGQSMNVGVLTQDVSSPFFGMIHKGIEQGFEDSGYHPIFVSEEWRNTADHAPMEVLLSRRVDALIVLGGFIEEETLLKVNQSTPIVLVGRDIEGLEKQCLQVNNVLGGYMATRHLIELGHRNIACLTGPETHMDAVDRLSGYMQALEEAGLPLQRNLVEDGQFSEEGGMRAIRTLMRRKERFTAVFASNDQSAIGAQLALQQEGLKIPQEVSVVGFDDLPGTAFVYPPLTTVAYPCLQMGRAAARTVLKLLSGEVLSRQHFNLSLKVRSSCGPSPEPAPSSVRKPEPVQKPLDAEAPVGTVSKRRRSSTRK; this is encoded by the coding sequence ATGGCTGAAAACGTCACTGTGGAAATGGTGGCCCGTGAAGCCGGGGTGTCCACCGCCACCGTTTCACGGATCATCAATGGCACCGGTAAAGTCAGTGCCCGCCGTCGCAAACTGGTGCAGGACGCCATCGAGAAGCTGGGCTACCGCCCAAATCTGGTGGCCCAATCTCTGGCCAGAGGGCAATCCATGAATGTGGGGGTCCTGACGCAGGACGTGTCCTCACCGTTTTTTGGCATGATTCACAAAGGGATTGAGCAGGGTTTTGAAGACTCTGGCTACCATCCCATTTTTGTTTCCGAGGAGTGGCGCAACACTGCAGACCATGCCCCCATGGAGGTTTTGCTGTCCAGACGCGTGGACGCTTTGATTGTGCTGGGAGGGTTCATCGAAGAGGAGACCCTGCTCAAAGTCAACCAGAGCACCCCCATTGTGTTGGTGGGCCGTGACATTGAGGGTCTGGAAAAACAGTGCTTGCAGGTGAACAACGTGCTGGGCGGTTACATGGCCACCCGTCATCTGATTGAACTCGGTCACCGCAACATTGCCTGTTTGACCGGACCAGAGACCCACATGGATGCTGTGGACCGCCTGAGCGGATACATGCAGGCCCTTGAGGAAGCTGGACTTCCTCTGCAACGCAATCTGGTCGAAGATGGTCAGTTCAGCGAGGAGGGCGGCATGCGGGCCATTCGCACACTGATGCGACGCAAAGAGCGTTTCACTGCAGTCTTTGCTTCCAACGACCAGTCAGCCATTGGTGCCCAGTTGGCTTTGCAGCAGGAGGGCTTGAAGATTCCGCAGGAGGTGTCGGTGGTGGGTTTCGATGACCTGCCCGGAACTGCTTTTGTGTATCCTCCGTTGACCACTGTGGCGTATCCCTGCTTGCAGATGGGGCGCGCAGCGGCAAGGACCGTTTTGAAACTGCTCTCTGGTGAAGTGCTTTCCAGACAGCACTTCAACCTGTCCTTGAAGGTGCGTTCTTCCTGTGGACCAAGCCCAGAGCCTGCTCCCTCGTCTGTTCGAAAACCAGAGCCTGTCCAGAAACCTCTGGATGCTGAAGCACCCGTTGGCACAGTCTCCAAACGCCGCAGAAGCTCAACAAGGAAGTGA